A genomic region of Cannabis sativa cultivar Pink pepper isolate KNU-18-1 chromosome 1, ASM2916894v1, whole genome shotgun sequence contains the following coding sequences:
- the LOC115708025 gene encoding pentatricopeptide repeat-containing protein At1g11710, mitochondrial isoform X1: MSFCVPRTSFQLLRRGFHLGKQFKNPTATAEDIVFRAICVNVKQKKWKFLEQITPSLTDSLVSRVLREFQNSPKLALEFYNRIGESKTISQLSLESSCTLVHVFVNSRRYDNALNLMGSLMSSYVVSPLEILEGLVKSYEACGSCPAVFDALVRACTQFGATEGAYEVMEKLRLDGVWVTIHAWNNFLSHLLKLNETFRFWNMYKEMVSFGMLKIGIWPNIVTFNMIMDGACKIGDLELALKLFKKMGVMSGEYVKPNSVSYNCIINGFCKIGAVFFAEKLRNEMIKAGIECNVRTYATLVDGFGRVGSLEDALRLSDEMTERGLTPNAIVYNTIIHWLYSEGDMEGASLLFSDMVEKHICPDKFTYSILINGFCRKGNVNEALKLHKLVLDKKIIEDLVSYNILINHMCKTKNFGAAKQLLGSMFVSGLPPDLITYGTFIDGHCKEGNIESAVQVYEKMIKVDKKPNLVIYNSVMNGLCKEASSVDIAELLFDELRRIGSFNATTFNTLINGFCIMGNFNAAFDLVSEMRKVGVSINEVTFNTLVNLLCKFGCFQHAKELMKVMILHGVVPDFITYTTLITNFSKNCSSEEVIELHDYMVIKGVIPDKRTYKAMVCPLLQEEKAKNSSAE; the protein is encoded by the exons ATGAGTTTTTGTGTACCCAGAACTAGTTTTCAACTATTAAGGCGTGGTTTTCATTTGGGCAAGCAGTTTAAGAACCCAACTGCTACTGCTGAAGACATTGTTTTCAGAGCAATTTGTGTTAATGTCAAACAGAAGAAATGGAAGTTCTTGGAGCAAATCACACCCAGTCTTACCGATTCCCTTGTGAGTCGTGTTCTTCGCGAGTTTCAGAACTCGCCCAAGCTGGCTTTAGAATTTTACAATCGGATTGGAGAGAGCAAAACAATTTCACAGCTCTCTTTAGAATCTTCTTGTACTTTGGTTCACGTTTTTGTCAATTCAAGGAGGTATGACAATGCTTTGAATCTTATGGGAAGTTTAATGAGTTCCTATGTGGTTTCTCCATTGGAGATTTTAGAAGGTTTGGTTAAGAGCTATGAAGCATGTGGTTCATGTCCTGCTGTGTTTGATGCATTGGTTAGGGCTTGTACTCAGTTTGGAGCAACTGAAGGTGCTTATGAAGTTATGGagaagcttaggttggatggtGTTTGGGTAACAATTCATGCTTGGAATAACTTTCTTAGCCATCTTCTGAAGTTGAATGAAACATTTAGGTTTTGGAATATGTACAAAGAAATGGTTTCATTTGG GATGTTGAAGATTGGTATTTGGCCTAATATTGTTACTTTTAACATGATCATGGATGGAGCTTGTAAGATTGGTGATTTGGAACTTGCTTTGAAGCTTTTCAAGAAGATGGGAGTTATGTCAGGTGAGTATGTTAAGCCCAATTCAGTCTCTTACAATTGCATCATTAACGGGTTCTGCAAAATTGGTGCTGTTTTTTTTGCTGAAAAGCTTAGAAATGAAATGATTAAGGCAGGTATTGAGTGTAATGTTAGGACTTATGCAACATTAGTAGATGGGTTTGGGAGAGTAGGGAGTTTGGAAGATGCACTTAGATTATCTGATGAAATGACTGAAAGAGGTTTGACCCCTAATGCTATTGTTTACAATACAATCATTCATTGGCTTTACTCAGAAGGTGATATGGAGGGAGCTTCCTTGCTTTTCTCTGACATGGTTGAAAAACATATATGTCCTGATAAGTTCACCTATTCAATCCTCATAAATGGGTTTTGCAGAAAAGGTAATGTGAATGAAGCTCTCAAGCTTCATAAACTAGTACTCgataagaaaattatagagGATTTAGTTTCTTATAATATCCTTATCAATCATATGTGCAAAACTAAGAACTTTGGAGCAGCAAAGCAGTTACTGGGCAGTATGTTTGTTAGCGGTTTACCGCCGGATCTCATCACTTATGGGACCTTCATTGATGGTCACTGCAAAGAAGGAAACATAGAAAGTGCAGTTCAAGTTTATGAAAAGATGATTAAGGTTGACAAGAAGCCCAATTTGGTGATATACAACTCTGTCATGAATGGTTTATGCAAGGAGGCATCATCAGTTGATATAGCAGAACTTTTATTTGATGAGTTAAGGAGAATTGGGAGTTTTAATGCAACTACTTTTAACACGTTGATAAATGGATTTTGTATTATGGGAAACTTTAATGCAGCGTTTGATTTGGTTTCAGAAATGAGAAAGGTGGGAGTCTCAATCAATGAAGTGACATTCAATACATTAGTCAATTTATTGTGCAAGTTTGGGTGTTTCCAACATGCAAAGGAGCTTATGAAGGTGATGATTCTTCATGGTGTGGTACCTGATTTTATTACATATACCACTTTGATAACCAATTTCAGTAAGAATTGTAGTTCAGAAGAGGTTATTGAATTGCATGACTATATGGTGATTAAGGGAGTAATTCCTGATAAGAGGACTTACAAGGCTATGGTCTGTCCTCTTCTCCAAGAAGAAAAGGCCAAGAATAGCTCAGCAGAGTGA
- the LOC115708025 gene encoding pentatricopeptide repeat-containing protein At1g11710, mitochondrial isoform X3: protein MSFCVPRTSFQLLRRGFHLGKQFKNPTATAEDIVFRAICVNVKQKKWKFLEQITPSLTDSLVSRVLREFQNSPKLALEFYNRIGESKTISQLSLESSCTLVHVFVNSRRYDNALNLMGSLMSSYVVSPLEILEGLVKSYEACGSCPAVFDALVRACTQFGATEGAYEVMEKLRLDGVWVTIHAWNNFLSHLLKLNETFRFWNMYKEMVSFGYVENVYSFNLVVYALCKECKLLEAISVFYRMLKIGIWPNIVTFNMIMDGACKIGDLELALKLFKKMGVMSEGDMEGASLLFSDMVEKHICPDKFTYSILINGFCRKGNVNEALKLHKLVLDKKIIEDLVSYNILINHMCKTKNFGAAKQLLGSMFVSGLPPDLITYGTFIDGHCKEGNIESAVQVYEKMIKVDKKPNLVIYNSVMNGLCKEASSVDIAELLFDELRRIGSFNATTFNTLINGFCIMGNFNAAFDLVSEMRKVGVSINEVTFNTLVNLLCKFGCFQHAKELMKVMILHGVVPDFITYTTLITNFSKNCSSEEVIELHDYMVIKGVIPDKRTYKAMVCPLLQEEKAKNSSAE, encoded by the exons ATGAGTTTTTGTGTACCCAGAACTAGTTTTCAACTATTAAGGCGTGGTTTTCATTTGGGCAAGCAGTTTAAGAACCCAACTGCTACTGCTGAAGACATTGTTTTCAGAGCAATTTGTGTTAATGTCAAACAGAAGAAATGGAAGTTCTTGGAGCAAATCACACCCAGTCTTACCGATTCCCTTGTGAGTCGTGTTCTTCGCGAGTTTCAGAACTCGCCCAAGCTGGCTTTAGAATTTTACAATCGGATTGGAGAGAGCAAAACAATTTCACAGCTCTCTTTAGAATCTTCTTGTACTTTGGTTCACGTTTTTGTCAATTCAAGGAGGTATGACAATGCTTTGAATCTTATGGGAAGTTTAATGAGTTCCTATGTGGTTTCTCCATTGGAGATTTTAGAAGGTTTGGTTAAGAGCTATGAAGCATGTGGTTCATGTCCTGCTGTGTTTGATGCATTGGTTAGGGCTTGTACTCAGTTTGGAGCAACTGAAGGTGCTTATGAAGTTATGGagaagcttaggttggatggtGTTTGGGTAACAATTCATGCTTGGAATAACTTTCTTAGCCATCTTCTGAAGTTGAATGAAACATTTAGGTTTTGGAATATGTACAAAGAAATGGTTTCATTTGGGTATGTTGAAAATGTATATAGTTTTAATTTGGTTGTTTATGCACTTTGTAAAGAATGTAAATTGCTTGAAGCAATCTCAGTTTTTTATAGGATGTTGAAGATTGGTATTTGGCCTAATATTGTTACTTTTAACATGATCATGGATGGAGCTTGTAAGATTGGTGATTTGGAACTTGCTTTGAAGCTTTTCAAGAAGATGGGAGTTATGTCAG AAGGTGATATGGAGGGAGCTTCCTTGCTTTTCTCTGACATGGTTGAAAAACATATATGTCCTGATAAGTTCACCTATTCAATCCTCATAAATGGGTTTTGCAGAAAAGGTAATGTGAATGAAGCTCTCAAGCTTCATAAACTAGTACTCgataagaaaattatagagGATTTAGTTTCTTATAATATCCTTATCAATCATATGTGCAAAACTAAGAACTTTGGAGCAGCAAAGCAGTTACTGGGCAGTATGTTTGTTAGCGGTTTACCGCCGGATCTCATCACTTATGGGACCTTCATTGATGGTCACTGCAAAGAAGGAAACATAGAAAGTGCAGTTCAAGTTTATGAAAAGATGATTAAGGTTGACAAGAAGCCCAATTTGGTGATATACAACTCTGTCATGAATGGTTTATGCAAGGAGGCATCATCAGTTGATATAGCAGAACTTTTATTTGATGAGTTAAGGAGAATTGGGAGTTTTAATGCAACTACTTTTAACACGTTGATAAATGGATTTTGTATTATGGGAAACTTTAATGCAGCGTTTGATTTGGTTTCAGAAATGAGAAAGGTGGGAGTCTCAATCAATGAAGTGACATTCAATACATTAGTCAATTTATTGTGCAAGTTTGGGTGTTTCCAACATGCAAAGGAGCTTATGAAGGTGATGATTCTTCATGGTGTGGTACCTGATTTTATTACATATACCACTTTGATAACCAATTTCAGTAAGAATTGTAGTTCAGAAGAGGTTATTGAATTGCATGACTATATGGTGATTAAGGGAGTAATTCCTGATAAGAGGACTTACAAGGCTATGGTCTGTCCTCTTCTCCAAGAAGAAAAGGCCAAGAATAGCTCAGCAGAGTGA
- the LOC115708025 gene encoding pentatricopeptide repeat-containing protein At1g11710, mitochondrial isoform X5: MSFCVPRTSFQLLRRGFHLGKQFKNPTATAEDIVFRAICVNVKQKKWKFLEQITPSLTDSLVSRVLREFQNSPKLALEFYNRIGESKTISQLSLESSCTLVHVFVNSRRYDNALNLMGSLMSSYVVSPLEILEGLVKSYEACGSCPAVFDALVRACTQFGATEGAYEVMEKLRLDGVWVTIHAWNNFLSHLLKLNETFRFWNMYKEMVSFGYVENVYSFNLVVYALCKECKLLEAISVFYRMLKIGIWPNIVTFNMIMDGACKIGDLELALKLFKKMGVMSGEYVKPNSVSYNCIINGFCKIGAVFFAEKLRNEMIKAGIECNVRTYATLVDGFGRVGSLEDALRLSDEMTERGLTPNAIVYNTIIHWLYSEGDMEGASLLFSDMVEKHICPDKFTYSILINGFCRKGNVNEALKLHKLVLDKKIIEDLVSYNILINHMCKTKNFGAAKQLLGSMFVSGLPPDLITYGTFIDGHCKEGNIESAVQVYEKMIKVDKKPNLVIYNSVMNGLCKEASSVDIAELLFDENEKGGSLNQ; this comes from the exons ATGAGTTTTTGTGTACCCAGAACTAGTTTTCAACTATTAAGGCGTGGTTTTCATTTGGGCAAGCAGTTTAAGAACCCAACTGCTACTGCTGAAGACATTGTTTTCAGAGCAATTTGTGTTAATGTCAAACAGAAGAAATGGAAGTTCTTGGAGCAAATCACACCCAGTCTTACCGATTCCCTTGTGAGTCGTGTTCTTCGCGAGTTTCAGAACTCGCCCAAGCTGGCTTTAGAATTTTACAATCGGATTGGAGAGAGCAAAACAATTTCACAGCTCTCTTTAGAATCTTCTTGTACTTTGGTTCACGTTTTTGTCAATTCAAGGAGGTATGACAATGCTTTGAATCTTATGGGAAGTTTAATGAGTTCCTATGTGGTTTCTCCATTGGAGATTTTAGAAGGTTTGGTTAAGAGCTATGAAGCATGTGGTTCATGTCCTGCTGTGTTTGATGCATTGGTTAGGGCTTGTACTCAGTTTGGAGCAACTGAAGGTGCTTATGAAGTTATGGagaagcttaggttggatggtGTTTGGGTAACAATTCATGCTTGGAATAACTTTCTTAGCCATCTTCTGAAGTTGAATGAAACATTTAGGTTTTGGAATATGTACAAAGAAATGGTTTCATTTGGGTATGTTGAAAATGTATATAGTTTTAATTTGGTTGTTTATGCACTTTGTAAAGAATGTAAATTGCTTGAAGCAATCTCAGTTTTTTATAGGATGTTGAAGATTGGTATTTGGCCTAATATTGTTACTTTTAACATGATCATGGATGGAGCTTGTAAGATTGGTGATTTGGAACTTGCTTTGAAGCTTTTCAAGAAGATGGGAGTTATGTCAGGTGAGTATGTTAAGCCCAATTCAGTCTCTTACAATTGCATCATTAACGGGTTCTGCAAAATTGGTGCTGTTTTTTTTGCTGAAAAGCTTAGAAATGAAATGATTAAGGCAGGTATTGAGTGTAATGTTAGGACTTATGCAACATTAGTAGATGGGTTTGGGAGAGTAGGGAGTTTGGAAGATGCACTTAGATTATCTGATGAAATGACTGAAAGAGGTTTGACCCCTAATGCTATTGTTTACAATACAATCATTCATTGGCTTTACTCAGAAGGTGATATGGAGGGAGCTTCCTTGCTTTTCTCTGACATGGTTGAAAAACATATATGTCCTGATAAGTTCACCTATTCAATCCTCATAAATGGGTTTTGCAGAAAAGGTAATGTGAATGAAGCTCTCAAGCTTCATAAACTAGTACTCgataagaaaattatagagGATTTAGTTTCTTATAATATCCTTATCAATCATATGTGCAAAACTAAGAACTTTGGAGCAGCAAAGCAGTTACTGGGCAGTATGTTTGTTAGCGGTTTACCGCCGGATCTCATCACTTATGGGACCTTCATTGATGGTCACTGCAAAGAAGGAAACATAGAAAGTGCAGTTCAAGTTTATGAAAAGATGATTAAGGTTGACAAGAAGCCCAATTTGGTGATATACAACTCTGTCATGAATGGTTTATGCAAGGAGGCATCATCAGTTGATATAGCAGAACTTTTATTTGATGA AAATGAGAAAGGTGGGAGTCTCAATCAATGA
- the LOC115708025 gene encoding pentatricopeptide repeat-containing protein At1g11710, mitochondrial isoform X2, with the protein MSFCVPRTSFQLLRRGFHLGKQFKNPTATAEDIVFRAICVNVKQKKWKFLEQITPSLTDSLVSRVLREFQNSPKLALEFYNRIGESKTISQLSLESSCTLVHVFVNSRRACTQFGATEGAYEVMEKLRLDGVWVTIHAWNNFLSHLLKLNETFRFWNMYKEMVSFGYVENVYSFNLVVYALCKECKLLEAISVFYRMLKIGIWPNIVTFNMIMDGACKIGDLELALKLFKKMGVMSGEYVKPNSVSYNCIINGFCKIGAVFFAEKLRNEMIKAGIECNVRTYATLVDGFGRVGSLEDALRLSDEMTERGLTPNAIVYNTIIHWLYSEGDMEGASLLFSDMVEKHICPDKFTYSILINGFCRKGNVNEALKLHKLVLDKKIIEDLVSYNILINHMCKTKNFGAAKQLLGSMFVSGLPPDLITYGTFIDGHCKEGNIESAVQVYEKMIKVDKKPNLVIYNSVMNGLCKEASSVDIAELLFDELRRIGSFNATTFNTLINGFCIMGNFNAAFDLVSEMRKVGVSINEVTFNTLVNLLCKFGCFQHAKELMKVMILHGVVPDFITYTTLITNFSKNCSSEEVIELHDYMVIKGVIPDKRTYKAMVCPLLQEEKAKNSSAE; encoded by the exons ATGAGTTTTTGTGTACCCAGAACTAGTTTTCAACTATTAAGGCGTGGTTTTCATTTGGGCAAGCAGTTTAAGAACCCAACTGCTACTGCTGAAGACATTGTTTTCAGAGCAATTTGTGTTAATGTCAAACAGAAGAAATGGAAGTTCTTGGAGCAAATCACACCCAGTCTTACCGATTCCCTTGTGAGTCGTGTTCTTCGCGAGTTTCAGAACTCGCCCAAGCTGGCTTTAGAATTTTACAATCGGATTGGAGAGAGCAAAACAATTTCACAGCTCTCTTTAGAATCTTCTTGTACTTTGGTTCACGTTTTTGTCAATTCAAGGAG GGCTTGTACTCAGTTTGGAGCAACTGAAGGTGCTTATGAAGTTATGGagaagcttaggttggatggtGTTTGGGTAACAATTCATGCTTGGAATAACTTTCTTAGCCATCTTCTGAAGTTGAATGAAACATTTAGGTTTTGGAATATGTACAAAGAAATGGTTTCATTTGGGTATGTTGAAAATGTATATAGTTTTAATTTGGTTGTTTATGCACTTTGTAAAGAATGTAAATTGCTTGAAGCAATCTCAGTTTTTTATAGGATGTTGAAGATTGGTATTTGGCCTAATATTGTTACTTTTAACATGATCATGGATGGAGCTTGTAAGATTGGTGATTTGGAACTTGCTTTGAAGCTTTTCAAGAAGATGGGAGTTATGTCAGGTGAGTATGTTAAGCCCAATTCAGTCTCTTACAATTGCATCATTAACGGGTTCTGCAAAATTGGTGCTGTTTTTTTTGCTGAAAAGCTTAGAAATGAAATGATTAAGGCAGGTATTGAGTGTAATGTTAGGACTTATGCAACATTAGTAGATGGGTTTGGGAGAGTAGGGAGTTTGGAAGATGCACTTAGATTATCTGATGAAATGACTGAAAGAGGTTTGACCCCTAATGCTATTGTTTACAATACAATCATTCATTGGCTTTACTCAGAAGGTGATATGGAGGGAGCTTCCTTGCTTTTCTCTGACATGGTTGAAAAACATATATGTCCTGATAAGTTCACCTATTCAATCCTCATAAATGGGTTTTGCAGAAAAGGTAATGTGAATGAAGCTCTCAAGCTTCATAAACTAGTACTCgataagaaaattatagagGATTTAGTTTCTTATAATATCCTTATCAATCATATGTGCAAAACTAAGAACTTTGGAGCAGCAAAGCAGTTACTGGGCAGTATGTTTGTTAGCGGTTTACCGCCGGATCTCATCACTTATGGGACCTTCATTGATGGTCACTGCAAAGAAGGAAACATAGAAAGTGCAGTTCAAGTTTATGAAAAGATGATTAAGGTTGACAAGAAGCCCAATTTGGTGATATACAACTCTGTCATGAATGGTTTATGCAAGGAGGCATCATCAGTTGATATAGCAGAACTTTTATTTGATGAGTTAAGGAGAATTGGGAGTTTTAATGCAACTACTTTTAACACGTTGATAAATGGATTTTGTATTATGGGAAACTTTAATGCAGCGTTTGATTTGGTTTCAGAAATGAGAAAGGTGGGAGTCTCAATCAATGAAGTGACATTCAATACATTAGTCAATTTATTGTGCAAGTTTGGGTGTTTCCAACATGCAAAGGAGCTTATGAAGGTGATGATTCTTCATGGTGTGGTACCTGATTTTATTACATATACCACTTTGATAACCAATTTCAGTAAGAATTGTAGTTCAGAAGAGGTTATTGAATTGCATGACTATATGGTGATTAAGGGAGTAATTCCTGATAAGAGGACTTACAAGGCTATGGTCTGTCCTCTTCTCCAAGAAGAAAAGGCCAAGAATAGCTCAGCAGAGTGA
- the LOC115708025 gene encoding pentatricopeptide repeat-containing protein At1g11710, mitochondrial isoform X4 produces the protein MSFCVPRTSFQLLRRGFHLGKQFKNPTATAEDIVFRAICVNVKQKKWKFLEQITPSLTDSLVSRVLREFQNSPKLALEFYNRIGESKTISQLSLESSCTLVHVFVNSRRYDNALNLMGSLMSSYVVSPLEILEGLVKSYEACGSCPAVFDALVRACTQFGATEGAYEVMEKLRLDGVWVTIHAWNNFLSHLLKLNETFRFWNMYKEMVSFGMLKIGIWPNIVTFNMIMDGACKIGDLELALKLFKKMGVMSEGDMEGASLLFSDMVEKHICPDKFTYSILINGFCRKGNVNEALKLHKLVLDKKIIEDLVSYNILINHMCKTKNFGAAKQLLGSMFVSGLPPDLITYGTFIDGHCKEGNIESAVQVYEKMIKVDKKPNLVIYNSVMNGLCKEASSVDIAELLFDELRRIGSFNATTFNTLINGFCIMGNFNAAFDLVSEMRKVGVSINEVTFNTLVNLLCKFGCFQHAKELMKVMILHGVVPDFITYTTLITNFSKNCSSEEVIELHDYMVIKGVIPDKRTYKAMVCPLLQEEKAKNSSAE, from the exons ATGAGTTTTTGTGTACCCAGAACTAGTTTTCAACTATTAAGGCGTGGTTTTCATTTGGGCAAGCAGTTTAAGAACCCAACTGCTACTGCTGAAGACATTGTTTTCAGAGCAATTTGTGTTAATGTCAAACAGAAGAAATGGAAGTTCTTGGAGCAAATCACACCCAGTCTTACCGATTCCCTTGTGAGTCGTGTTCTTCGCGAGTTTCAGAACTCGCCCAAGCTGGCTTTAGAATTTTACAATCGGATTGGAGAGAGCAAAACAATTTCACAGCTCTCTTTAGAATCTTCTTGTACTTTGGTTCACGTTTTTGTCAATTCAAGGAGGTATGACAATGCTTTGAATCTTATGGGAAGTTTAATGAGTTCCTATGTGGTTTCTCCATTGGAGATTTTAGAAGGTTTGGTTAAGAGCTATGAAGCATGTGGTTCATGTCCTGCTGTGTTTGATGCATTGGTTAGGGCTTGTACTCAGTTTGGAGCAACTGAAGGTGCTTATGAAGTTATGGagaagcttaggttggatggtGTTTGGGTAACAATTCATGCTTGGAATAACTTTCTTAGCCATCTTCTGAAGTTGAATGAAACATTTAGGTTTTGGAATATGTACAAAGAAATGGTTTCATTTGG GATGTTGAAGATTGGTATTTGGCCTAATATTGTTACTTTTAACATGATCATGGATGGAGCTTGTAAGATTGGTGATTTGGAACTTGCTTTGAAGCTTTTCAAGAAGATGGGAGTTATGTCAG AAGGTGATATGGAGGGAGCTTCCTTGCTTTTCTCTGACATGGTTGAAAAACATATATGTCCTGATAAGTTCACCTATTCAATCCTCATAAATGGGTTTTGCAGAAAAGGTAATGTGAATGAAGCTCTCAAGCTTCATAAACTAGTACTCgataagaaaattatagagGATTTAGTTTCTTATAATATCCTTATCAATCATATGTGCAAAACTAAGAACTTTGGAGCAGCAAAGCAGTTACTGGGCAGTATGTTTGTTAGCGGTTTACCGCCGGATCTCATCACTTATGGGACCTTCATTGATGGTCACTGCAAAGAAGGAAACATAGAAAGTGCAGTTCAAGTTTATGAAAAGATGATTAAGGTTGACAAGAAGCCCAATTTGGTGATATACAACTCTGTCATGAATGGTTTATGCAAGGAGGCATCATCAGTTGATATAGCAGAACTTTTATTTGATGAGTTAAGGAGAATTGGGAGTTTTAATGCAACTACTTTTAACACGTTGATAAATGGATTTTGTATTATGGGAAACTTTAATGCAGCGTTTGATTTGGTTTCAGAAATGAGAAAGGTGGGAGTCTCAATCAATGAAGTGACATTCAATACATTAGTCAATTTATTGTGCAAGTTTGGGTGTTTCCAACATGCAAAGGAGCTTATGAAGGTGATGATTCTTCATGGTGTGGTACCTGATTTTATTACATATACCACTTTGATAACCAATTTCAGTAAGAATTGTAGTTCAGAAGAGGTTATTGAATTGCATGACTATATGGTGATTAAGGGAGTAATTCCTGATAAGAGGACTTACAAGGCTATGGTCTGTCCTCTTCTCCAAGAAGAAAAGGCCAAGAATAGCTCAGCAGAGTGA